A genomic segment from Chitinophagaceae bacterium encodes:
- the rpsS gene encoding 30S ribosomal protein S19: MSRSLKKGPFIDLKLETKILSINEGKLKKGVIKTWSRRSTISPDFVGHTLAVHNGNKFIPVYVTEFMVGHKLGEFAPTRNFKGHSSKKVV, translated from the coding sequence ATGAGTCGTTCGTTAAAAAAAGGCCCTTTCATTGATCTGAAACTAGAAACAAAAATCCTTTCTATCAATGAAGGCAAGTTAAAAAAAGGCGTAATCAAAACCTGGAGCCGCAGGAGCACAATTTCTCCCGATTTTGTTGGCCATACACTTGCAGTGCACAATGGTAACAAATTCATTCCGGTGTATGTAACCGAATTTATGGTAGGCCATAAGTTAGGAGAATTTGCTCCTACAAGAAACTTTAAAGGACACTCAAGCAAAAAAGTAGTATAA
- the rplP gene encoding 50S ribosomal protein L16 — translation MLQPKRTKHRKTQKGRMKGNTKRGATLAFGTFGLKALDSVWLTSRQIESARQAMTRHMKREGNVWIRVFPDKPITAKPAEVRMGKGKGNPEGWAAIVQPGRIIFEADGVTEQVAKEAMELAAQKLPILTKFVKSRELVS, via the coding sequence ATGTTACAACCAAAAAGGACCAAACACAGGAAAACCCAAAAAGGAAGAATGAAAGGCAACACCAAGCGTGGCGCTACACTTGCTTTTGGTACTTTCGGACTCAAAGCATTGGATAGTGTTTGGCTTACCAGCCGCCAGATAGAAAGTGCCCGCCAGGCAATGACAAGGCACATGAAAAGAGAAGGAAATGTATGGATACGTGTATTCCCCGATAAGCCCATTACTGCAAAACCTGCCGAAGTGAGGATGGGTAAAGGTAAAGGTAACCCCGAAGGCTGGGCAGCCATTGTACAACCAGGCCGCATTATTTTTGAAGCCGATGGCGTAACCGAACAAGTAGCTAAAGAAGCAATGGAACTGGCAGCTCAAAAACTCCCTATACTTACAAAATTTGTAAAAAGCAGGGAGCTGGTTAGCTAA
- the rpsC gene encoding 30S ribosomal protein S3, giving the protein MGQKTNPIGARLGIIRGWDSNWYANKKDYAAKLIEDDKIRNYLNARINKGGIAKIVIERTLNKLIVTIHTSKPGIIIGKGGGEVDRIKEELKKLTGNSDVQINILEIRRPELDANIVADTIARQLENRINFKRAIKMAIASALRMGAEGIKVKVGGRLGGAEIARSEEIKQGRTPLHTLRMDIDYASVFALTVYGKIGIKVWICKGEVLGKRDLNPNLLAGGKHDGADRKEGGFDRGGDRRGGGGRSGDRRDGAGRGGRR; this is encoded by the coding sequence ATGGGTCAAAAAACAAATCCGATAGGCGCCAGATTAGGCATCATCCGTGGATGGGACAGCAACTGGTACGCAAACAAAAAAGATTATGCTGCAAAACTTATCGAAGACGATAAGATCAGGAATTATCTCAATGCCCGTATCAACAAAGGCGGCATTGCCAAAATTGTAATTGAGCGTACTTTAAACAAGTTGATTGTTACCATTCATACTTCAAAGCCGGGTATCATTATTGGTAAAGGTGGCGGTGAAGTGGACCGTATTAAAGAAGAATTGAAAAAATTAACCGGTAACAGTGATGTGCAAATCAACATCCTGGAAATACGCCGCCCGGAACTGGATGCCAATATAGTAGCCGATACCATTGCCCGCCAGTTGGAAAACCGTATCAACTTTAAACGTGCCATTAAAATGGCCATTGCCTCTGCATTGCGTATGGGAGCAGAAGGCATTAAAGTAAAAGTAGGTGGCCGCCTTGGTGGAGCTGAAATTGCCCGTAGCGAAGAAATTAAACAAGGCCGTACCCCATTGCATACCCTGCGTATGGATATAGACTATGCCAGCGTATTTGCCTTAACTGTTTATGGAAAAATTGGGATAAAAGTATGGATTTGTAAAGGCGAAGTATTGGGTAAAAGAGATTTAAATCCCAACTTGCTTGCCGGCGGCAAACACGATGGCGCCGATAGGAAAGAAGGCGGCTTTGACAGGGGCGGAGACAGGCGAGGCGGCGGCGGACGTAGCGGAGACAGGAGAGATGGCGCAGGAAGGGGCGGAAGAAGATAA
- the rplV gene encoding 50S ribosomal protein L22: MEAIAKLRNYPTSPRKMRLLADLIRGMEVEKALATLEHHPKHPSVPLRKLVLNAINNWKQKNEGADESGLMVKTIFVDGARVLKRMRPAPQGRGYKVRKRSNHVTVIVDAKLK; the protein is encoded by the coding sequence ATGGAAGCAATAGCAAAACTCAGAAATTACCCTACTTCACCACGTAAAATGCGCTTATTGGCAGATTTGATCCGTGGAATGGAAGTAGAAAAAGCTTTAGCTACTTTGGAACACCATCCAAAGCATCCTTCGGTTCCTTTGCGTAAACTGGTATTAAACGCCATAAACAACTGGAAACAAAAAAACGAAGGTGCTGATGAAAGCGGCTTAATGGTAAAAACCATTTTTGTAGATGGCGCCAGGGTACTTAAACGTATGCGCCCGGCACCGCAAGGCCGTGGCTATAAGGTACGCAAACGCAGCAACCATGTAACCGTAATTGTAGACGCAAAATTAAAATAA
- the rplB gene encoding 50S ribosomal protein L2: MALKKSKPVTAGTRWRIGNAYAEITTGTPEKSLLEKQKSTAGRNSSGRRSMRYMGSGNKTQYRKIDFKRNKKEVPATVKSIEYDPNRTAFIALLAYADGEKRYIIAPQGLQVGQKIISGDAVAPDLGNALMMKNMPLGTNVHNIEMQPGQGGILVRSAGTSAQLSNKEEKYAVLKMPSGEIRRVLVNCYATVGVVSNSDHSLERAGKAGRNRWKGIRPRTRAVAMNPVDHPMGGGEGKASGGHPRSRTGKYAKGEITRTRGKGSDKMIIQRKNGKKLSK; encoded by the coding sequence ATGGCACTTAAAAAATCAAAACCGGTAACCGCAGGCACACGCTGGAGAATTGGTAATGCCTATGCCGAAATTACAACCGGCACACCGGAAAAATCTTTACTGGAAAAACAAAAATCTACCGCAGGGCGCAACAGCTCTGGCCGACGCAGTATGCGTTATATGGGCAGTGGTAATAAAACCCAATACCGTAAAATAGATTTTAAACGCAATAAAAAAGAAGTACCCGCTACCGTTAAATCTATCGAATACGATCCCAACCGTACAGCATTCATCGCATTACTGGCGTATGCCGATGGCGAAAAAAGATACATTATTGCACCACAGGGTTTACAGGTGGGCCAAAAAATTATAAGTGGAGATGCAGTAGCACCGGATTTAGGCAATGCCTTAATGATGAAAAATATGCCCCTGGGTACCAACGTACACAATATTGAAATGCAACCCGGCCAGGGAGGTATTTTGGTACGTAGCGCAGGAACCAGTGCACAGCTTAGTAATAAAGAAGAAAAATATGCGGTATTAAAAATGCCCAGTGGAGAAATCCGCAGGGTATTGGTAAACTGCTATGCAACAGTAGGCGTAGTAAGCAATAGTGATCACAGCCTGGAGCGTGCCGGTAAAGCAGGCCGCAACAGGTGGAAAGGCATCCGCCCAAGAACACGTGCCGTAGCCATGAACCCCGTAGATCACCCAATGGGTGGTGGCGAAGGTAAAGCAAGCGGTGGCCATCCACGCAGTCGTACCGGTAAATATGCCAAAGGCGAAATTACCCGTACAAGGGGCAAAGGATCAGATAAAATGATCATTCAGCGTAAAAACGGAAAAAAATTAAGTAAGTAA
- the rplW gene encoding 50S ribosomal protein L23, translated as MKLSDVLIKPVLSEKANKQAEKANRYTFIVDKKANKLEIKKAVEGFYGVQVEEVNTLVSPSKVKAKYTKSGFLVGRKPAKKKAVITVAKGDTIDLYGTV; from the coding sequence ATGAAATTGTCTGATGTATTAATAAAACCGGTACTGTCTGAAAAAGCAAATAAGCAGGCAGAAAAAGCCAACCGCTACACATTTATTGTAGACAAAAAGGCAAATAAACTGGAAATTAAAAAAGCGGTTGAAGGCTTTTATGGCGTACAGGTAGAAGAGGTAAATACTTTGGTAAGCCCGTCAAAAGTAAAAGCAAAATATACCAAGAGTGGATTTTTGGTAGGCCGTAAACCCGCCAAAAAGAAAGCGGTAATTACCGTAGCAAAAGGCGACACAATAGATTTGTACGGCACAGTTTAA